From a single Micromonospora carbonacea genomic region:
- a CDS encoding FBP domain-containing protein encodes MEPLTEQQIRAAFLNCTKGEAKRLSVPRDLADRPWADLDYLGWRDPQAPDRAYLVTVLDGRPTALALRCPSPTAAQRPRGMCSICLTTPAGGVSLMVARRAGRPGQQGNTVGTYVCSDLACSLYVRGRKDAGPGARLQESLTLEEKVQRTVAHLAAFVARVTA; translated from the coding sequence ATGGAGCCGCTGACCGAGCAACAGATCCGTGCCGCGTTCCTCAACTGCACCAAGGGCGAGGCGAAGCGCCTGTCCGTGCCGCGCGACCTGGCCGACCGCCCCTGGGCCGACCTGGACTACCTCGGCTGGCGGGACCCGCAGGCACCGGACCGCGCCTACCTCGTCACCGTGCTCGACGGTCGCCCGACGGCCCTCGCGCTGCGCTGCCCCAGCCCCACCGCCGCGCAGCGACCGCGCGGCATGTGCTCGATCTGCCTCACCACCCCGGCCGGCGGCGTCTCGCTGATGGTCGCGCGCCGGGCGGGCCGGCCCGGGCAGCAGGGCAACACCGTCGGCACGTACGTCTGTAGCGACCTCGCCTGTTCCCTGTACGTGCGCGGCAGGAAGGACGCCGGGCCCGGCGCGCGCCTCCAGGAGTCGTTGACCCTGGAGGAGAAGGTCCAGCGGACGGTGGCCCACCTCGCCGCGTTCGTCGCCAGAGTGACCGCCTGA
- a CDS encoding FluC/FEX family fluoride channel — MAGPTPRRVDPDVDLRVPEDRGELRAHPAVVLGVIAAGGVLGALARAGVQAAFPHPPTGFPWATFGVNVSGCLLIGALMAVVTAGRVPPLTRPFLGVGVLGGYTTFSTYVVDVRQAALAGAAGTALAYLVATLLGALAAVWVGDAAAARLLGRATGSHAHPTTPGPAGPDGARADGGPA; from the coding sequence GTGGCAGGACCGACCCCGCGCCGGGTCGACCCCGACGTCGACCTGCGGGTGCCGGAAGACCGGGGCGAGCTGCGCGCCCACCCGGCGGTCGTGCTCGGCGTGATCGCGGCCGGGGGCGTGCTCGGCGCGCTCGCCCGGGCGGGCGTCCAGGCGGCGTTCCCGCACCCGCCGACCGGGTTCCCGTGGGCGACGTTCGGCGTCAACGTGTCCGGGTGCCTGCTGATCGGGGCGCTGATGGCGGTGGTCACCGCCGGCCGCGTCCCGCCGCTCACCCGGCCGTTCCTGGGCGTGGGCGTGCTCGGCGGCTACACCACCTTCTCCACGTACGTGGTGGACGTGCGGCAGGCGGCGCTCGCCGGCGCGGCGGGCACCGCGCTGGCGTACCTCGTCGCCACCCTGCTGGGGGCGCTCGCCGCGGTCTGGGTCGGCGACGCCGCCGCGGCCCGGCTGCTCGGCCGCGCGACCGGCTCGCACGCCCACCCGACGACACCGGGGCCCGCGGGCCCCGACGGGGCACGGGCCGACGGCGGGCCGGCGTGA
- a CDS encoding pentapeptide repeat-containing protein yields MEPAGLLAPRRADRRRLHRGRHAVAGRRGRGGGRPTLTPRPACPAPLRHATLRHATLRRATLRRATLRRATLRRAAPRLDRLRGKETTRRPHSPFPADDQGALRAGRRG; encoded by the coding sequence GTGGAACCCGCCGGTCTCCTGGCACCTCGGCGCGCTGACCGCCGCCGGCTTCACCGAGGCCGGCACGCTGTGGCGGGGCGGCGCGGACGCGGCGGTGGCCGCCCTACGCTGACGCCCCGCCCCGCCTGCCCCGCCCCGCTGCGCCACGCCACGCTGCGCCACGCCACGCTGCGCCGCGCCACGCTGCGCCGCGCCACGCTGCGCCGCGCCACGCTGCGCCGCGCCGCGCCGCGCCTTGATCGTCTGCGCGGAAAGGAGACGACACGCCGGCCGCACTCTCCGTTTCCCGCAGACGATCAAGGGGCCCTCCGTGCGGGGCGGCGGGGGTAG
- a CDS encoding class I SAM-dependent methyltransferase, with protein MPDREERLAAMLDAVEAVVDTDSPRLLDLAGGTGTITLRALARFPRARVTLVDLDPALLALARASLGDRAVVLTADLTRPDWSDRLPHRDYDAALTATALHWLPAERLTALYGELRDLLRPGGLCVNADHMPDDALKTLTDRLTARARERRAARHATGAALSWSDWWARAGADPVLGPLVRRRHEIYPTGHSPEWNPPVSWHLGALTAAGFTEAGTLWRGGADAAVAALR; from the coding sequence ATGCCGGACCGGGAGGAACGCCTCGCCGCCATGCTCGACGCCGTCGAGGCCGTGGTCGACACGGACTCACCCCGCCTGCTCGACCTCGCCGGTGGCACCGGCACGATCACGCTGCGCGCCCTGGCCCGCTTCCCCCGGGCCCGGGTCACCCTGGTCGACCTCGACCCCGCCCTGCTCGCCCTGGCCCGCGCGTCGCTGGGCGACCGCGCCGTCGTGCTCACCGCCGACCTGACCCGCCCCGACTGGTCCGACCGGCTGCCGCACCGCGACTACGACGCCGCGCTCACCGCCACCGCCCTGCACTGGCTGCCCGCCGAGCGCCTCACCGCCCTCTACGGCGAGCTGCGGGACCTGCTGCGCCCGGGCGGCCTGTGCGTCAACGCCGACCACATGCCCGACGACGCGCTGAAAACGCTGACCGACCGGCTGACCGCCCGGGCCCGGGAGCGACGCGCCGCCCGGCACGCCACCGGCGCGGCCCTGTCCTGGTCCGACTGGTGGGCGCGGGCCGGCGCCGACCCGGTGCTGGGCCCGCTGGTGCGCCGCCGCCACGAGATCTACCCGACCGGGCACAGCCCCGAGTGGAACCCGCCGGTCTCCTGGCACCTCGGCGCGCTGACCGCCGCCGGCTTCACCGAGGCCGGCACGCTGTGGCGGGGCGGCGCGGACGCGGCGGTGGCCGCCCTACGCTGA
- a CDS encoding zinc-binding dehydrogenase → MRVIEVARFGGPEVLTLTEAPDPSPGTGEVVVETAYANVLWIDTAIRAGRAGQWFPVQPPYRPGSGVSGTVSAVGPGVDPAWAGRRVVARTGPVGGYLDRAPVPVDDVLAVPATVSLRDAAALLTDGATAFAVLDLVGVRPGDRVLVTAAAGGAGALLVQAARAAGARVVAAARGTAKGDALRRLGVTDVVDYAAPDWTDRVRAVLGGVDVLLDGAGGAYGRAAHDLVAPGGRVCAYGAPAGGFAVPEPASARARGIAVTGIGALQAAGPQTRRAHLLAALDAVAAGRVTPLVGRTFPLDRAADAHRAVEERAAVGKTLLTP, encoded by the coding sequence ATGCGAGTGATCGAGGTGGCCCGGTTCGGCGGGCCGGAGGTGCTGACCCTGACGGAGGCCCCCGACCCGTCGCCCGGGACGGGCGAGGTGGTCGTCGAGACGGCGTACGCCAACGTGCTCTGGATCGACACGGCGATCCGCGCGGGCCGGGCCGGGCAGTGGTTCCCGGTCCAGCCCCCGTACCGCCCCGGGTCGGGGGTGTCCGGCACGGTGAGCGCGGTGGGGCCCGGCGTCGATCCGGCCTGGGCCGGCCGGCGGGTGGTCGCGCGGACCGGACCGGTCGGCGGCTACCTCGACCGGGCCCCGGTGCCGGTCGACGACGTCCTCGCCGTGCCTGCCACGGTGTCGTTGCGGGACGCCGCGGCCCTGCTCACCGACGGCGCCACCGCGTTCGCCGTGCTCGACCTGGTCGGCGTGCGCCCCGGCGACCGGGTGCTGGTCACCGCCGCCGCCGGGGGAGCGGGCGCGCTGCTGGTCCAGGCGGCGCGGGCCGCAGGGGCCCGGGTGGTCGCGGCGGCGCGGGGGACGGCCAAGGGGGACGCGCTGCGTCGCCTCGGCGTCACCGACGTCGTGGACTACGCCGCCCCGGACTGGACCGACCGGGTACGCGCCGTCCTCGGCGGCGTCGACGTGCTCCTCGACGGCGCCGGCGGCGCGTACGGCCGGGCCGCGCACGACCTGGTGGCACCGGGCGGACGGGTCTGCGCGTACGGCGCGCCGGCCGGCGGCTTCGCCGTCCCCGAACCCGCCTCGGCCCGCGCCCGGGGCATCGCGGTCACCGGCATCGGGGCTCTCCAGGCGGCCGGGCCGCAGACCAGGCGGGCGCACCTGCTGGCCGCCCTGGACGCCGTCGCGGCCGGCCGGGTGACGCCGCTGGTGGGGCGGACGTTCCCGCTGGACCGCGCCGCCGACGCGCACCGCGCCGTCGAGGAGCGGGCGGCGGTCGGCAAGACCCTGCTCACCCCGTGA
- a CDS encoding DUF6766 family protein, translated as MAETSTPAGTRPSVSADTGGGRSRGPAAGPPFRKPRWPKAYAFALVTGALFLFSWVGQFLFQLVVQRNEAGQHGQAFAWSEFLPQFFASTFENWQSEFLQLIWQAAGLALFYYWGSSQSRESDDRIEAKLDALLRERNLDPENP; from the coding sequence ATGGCGGAGACCAGCACACCGGCCGGCACGCGCCCGTCCGTCAGCGCCGACACCGGGGGTGGCCGCAGTCGCGGCCCGGCGGCCGGCCCGCCGTTCCGCAAGCCGCGATGGCCCAAGGCGTACGCCTTCGCGCTGGTCACCGGCGCGCTCTTCCTCTTCTCGTGGGTCGGCCAGTTCCTCTTCCAGCTCGTGGTGCAGCGCAACGAGGCGGGCCAGCACGGCCAGGCGTTCGCCTGGTCCGAGTTCCTGCCGCAGTTCTTCGCGAGCACCTTCGAGAACTGGCAGTCGGAGTTCCTCCAGCTGATCTGGCAGGCCGCCGGGCTGGCCCTCTTCTACTACTGGGGCTCGTCCCAGTCGCGGGAGTCCGACGACCGGATCGAGGCCAAGCTGGACGCGCTGCTGCGCGAACGCAACCTGGATCCGGAGAACCCGTGA
- the crcB gene encoding fluoride efflux transporter CrcB, whose amino-acid sequence MTALLIALGAAVGAPLRYLTDRTVQARHASPFPWGTLTVNVVGSLVLGALVAAPVGPAVGALLATGFCGALTTYSTFGHETLRLARDGSRLLALVNALTSVAAGLGAATLGFAVTRALVG is encoded by the coding sequence GTGACGGCCCTGCTGATCGCCCTCGGCGCGGCCGTCGGTGCGCCGCTGCGCTACCTCACCGACCGGACCGTGCAGGCCCGGCACGCCTCACCGTTCCCCTGGGGCACCCTGACGGTGAACGTGGTCGGCTCGCTGGTGCTCGGCGCCCTGGTCGCCGCCCCGGTCGGCCCGGCGGTGGGCGCGCTGCTGGCCACCGGGTTCTGCGGCGCGCTCACCACCTACTCCACCTTCGGGCACGAGACGCTGCGCCTGGCCCGGGACGGCTCCCGCCTGCTCGCGCTGGTGAACGCGCTGACCAGCGTCGCCGCCGGGCTGGGCGCGGCGACCCTGGGTTTCGCGGTAACCCGCGCGCTGGTCGGCTAG